The genomic segment TTTAAGCACTTCTGTTGCCGAAGCGAATGTTCCGACAACGCAAACCAATATAGCATCAAAACAAGCTGTAGCTGATAATGCGGCATTGTTTCTTTCGTATACGATCATTACAGCGCCTTACGACGGCTGGATTGGTAAACGAACTTTACAGCCGGGACAATTGGTAAAAGAAGGTCAATCTTTATTATCAATCGTAAGTAAAGAAAAATGGATTACGGCCAATTTTAAAGAAACCCAATTGCAATATTTAACTGTTGGACAAGATGTTGAAATAAAAGTCGATGCTTTAAGCGACAAAACTTTTGTGGGTACAATTGCTTCTTTATCGCCAGCGAGCGGGGCAAGATTTTCATTACTTCCTCCAGATAATGCAACGGGAAACTTCGTAAAAATCGAACAAAGAATTCCTGTTAGAATTCAGTTAAAAGAAACCGACAAACAAACCGACTTTTTAAGAGCGGGAATGAATATTACTGTGATCGCAGCACACTAAAATGGAAGATAAAAGTATTTTTAAATCCTGGGTTCCAAAATGGGCAATCATTATTATTTTGTTTGTCTGCCTTTTGCATTCCATGATTTTATTGGGAGTTTACACTTCAAACGTAACTTATGCGGCAAGTTTTCTGGATATTGAACCAGAAGATTTGCAGTTTGCGATGTGCGTTACATACGGAACTTTGCTAGCAACGATTTTGATCGAAAGTCGATTTTCGAGTTTTTTCCCTGCCAAAAATTATCTGATGGCGGTTTATTCTTTGATTGGAATTACGATTGTTTCATCGGCGTACATTACCAACTTTTCTCTATTTTTAATTATGAGAATTGCCGAGGGAATCTTAATGGCGCTTCCGGTTATTACAATCAGACAATTGTTGATTGAGCAGTTTAATTCTAAAAATGCCATTATAATTGGTTTTTCGTTTTATTACGGTTCGCTTTTATTGTCAACTCCTTTTATTATGAATATTGCGGTTTGGTTTCTGGATCATTACGACTGGAAATACATGCTGTATGTTTCGGGCGGATTGCAGGTTTTAAATGTCTTTTTAATCTTGGTTACTTTTCGTGGGCATCGAATAACAAAGAAAATTCCGTTGTATCAAATCGACTGGATGAGTTATTTTTTGGTTTTAATTTCAATTCTTTGCGGTGCCTACTTTTTTGTATATGCTGAGAAAAAATATTGGCTGCAGTCTTCAGAAATGGTTTTGATGCTGATGATCTCGCTCATTACAGGCGGATTATTCATTTTTAAAGAACGTTTGGTAAAAAGACCAAGTTTCGATTTTGAAGTCATAAAATACGCCAATCTGCGAATAGGATTTTTATTGTTTTTCCTTTTCTATATCAGCAGGGCGACGTTGAGTCTTTGTCATTCGGCGATGTTTTCCATCTGGAATTGGGATCCATCGCGTGTGGCGGGCGTACAGTATATAAACGGATTAGGAAACGTAATCGGACTTATTTTGGCCGCTTTTTTTCTGATGAAATCCGTTTCGACTAAAATTATTTTTATTATTGGTTTTACGCTTATTGCTATTTTCCACTTCTGGTTTACGTTTCTTTTTGTGCCAGATGTTGCGCTGAGCGATATTATCATTCCTTATATTTTGCAAGGAATCGGTGTTGGGTTTTTATTTGTTCCGCTCATCTTATTTACCACATCATCGGTTCCGGCAAATATGGCGGTTTCTTCGGGAATTGTTGGGGTTTCGGGGCGTTTTTGGGGAAGTACAATTGGCTTTTGTGTAATGCAGAACGCTGTGGTTTTCTTAAATAAAAAACATTTTCTGAAATTAAGCCAATTCATAACAGGCGAAAATCCCGAAGCGCAGCAAACTATCACCAGCACCACACAGAGTTTTATCGCTAAAGGATATTCGGCAGATAATGCCAATGTTTTAGCCATGAAAAAGATTTTCGGAACAGTTGCCAAACAAGCCACTTTATTGGCTGATATGGAAATTTATACGATTGTGGGTTATGGTTTATTGATTTTAATCATTCTAATTGCGTGTAATCAGCATTTAAGAAAAACAATGACTTTGGTTAAAAGTAAAATTTGGATTGGCTGATTTTTGTTTCAACTTTCAGGTTTCAAGTTTCGCCTCATTTTGTGTCATTTCTGTAAAAGTCACTTATTTCGACAAAGGAGAAATCTGCGCAAGTAACTCCGCAACGAAAGACAAATCTTTGTCGAGCTTCTCGCGCAGATTTCTCCTTCGTCGAAATGACAAACAGTACATTTATTTCTTGTGGTAAGCCACACTTATCAGTATCTTGCAACCGTTAAAAAACAAACAAAATTATGAGCCAGCAATGTGTAATTTTTGATATGGATGGTGTGATTTCGCACACCAATCCGCATCATGTAATCGCTTTTGAAAAGTTTTTCGATAAATATAATATTCCGTATACTCAGGAAGAATTTGAAGAACATATGTACGGAAAACACAATAGTTATATCATGACGCATTTCTTCAAACGTCCGATTGCGGGAGAAGAACTTCTAAAACTCGAAGACGAAAAAGAAGGAATGTTCCGTGAGATTTACAAAGACAAAGTTGAAACGATTCCGCATTATATGGACTTTTTAAACGAATTAAAATCTCGTGGTTTCAAAACGGCTGTTGCTACATCGGCGCCGCGTGCGAATCTGGATTTAATTGCCAATTTCTTGAAACTCGGTGAAAAAATGGATTCGATGATGTCATCAGAAGATGTTACGTTTCATAAACCAAATCCCGAAGTATATCTAAAATCGGCAGAGCGTGTTGGTGTTTCTCCGTCTGATTGCGTGGTTTTCGAAGATTCTTTTTCGGGAATTACTGCGGGATTAAATGCCGGAATGAAAGTCGTTGGTGTTTTGAGTACGCATACAAAAGAACAGCTTCCGGTATGTGATTTTTATATTAATGATTATAGTGAGGTGAATGTGGATAAGATAATTGAGATATTAAATTCCAATAAATAAATTCTAATATTAAAAGGATTTTTGTTTCACGCAGATTCGGCAGATTTTAGCAGATTTAATTTGATAATATCTGCGTTTATCTGCTTAAATCATTTTAAATCTGCGTGAAATAATAAACTTTTAATAATTCTCCTCCAAAAAAGCCATCCAGCCTTTTTCAAATTCATCAGAAGATATATTCAAAGTTTTTTCAATGTTTCCGAATGATGCGATTAGTTTAGGAAGAATGTTTTTTCCCCATTTTGTGGTCATATATTCGATTATGGTGTAGCCAATATTATAAATCTGATTGCTTTGATTTAGTTCGGCTAAAGTCAAGTTTTTGCTTTTGGCATATTTTACGCTTAGCGAATTAACTTCTTTAGCTTCAAAAATACTAATCGATTCCCAAAGCCAGCGCGAATATTCGGCTGCGAATTTTTTCTCAAACTCCTTGTCAAAAGTAAGTCGGTCTTGTGTGATGATAGTTTCTTTAGCCTTGTCTATTAGTATGTTCAGTTGAACACAATGCGTAAATTCATGCAGAGCCGTTTTTAGCGGATCGTCTGGAAAAATAGAATTAAACCAATTCGTCCACACAAAATGAAACTCATTTGGACCACGACTTGTTCCGTTTGCATTTCCGTTCAAACCAGTAGCGTCATTAAATTTATTATTGTGAATCGTAAACAAAAACCTTTATTAAGTTGTTGCGCTTTACGTCTTTTAGGTTTTCTCTTATTTGAGCATAATTACCTTCTAGATGTTCGCTTAACTTTTCAGCCTGGCTTTTATAAATCCCGTTGTAGGAGATAATAAAATGCTCTGATTCCAGCGTTTGAGGTTTGTGTTTAACCGTAAAAGTTCGAATTGTTCTCGCAAGGTAGAAAACGCCGGCAATTCCTAGTAGAATGATTAATAATTTGTATTTTCTCATGTGTTCCAAATGTTTTTTTAAGAATTAAAAACAAGCAAAATATTGAGAATTAGGTTTTTGGTGTTTTAAAAATAAGAATATTTAAATACTAAACACAAAAAGATTTAAAGAAATTTCTGAATTTTTAAATCGTGTGAGTTTTTTTATGTTTAAAAGTAAAAGGCTTTAGCCGAAATCTATATTAAAAATAGAGTTACGCAATGTCGAATCCAATTGTAATTATTAATCCGGCAAATAAGAAAAATATAGACATACTCAATAAGAACCAAACAGATTTTGAAATTGGTTTTGTGTTTAAATCTATAAGAATTAAAACAGAATTAACTAAAGAAAGAAGCACCAAAAATAAACTCAGAAACAATGTAATAGTGCCGCCGTATGTATATATCAAAGTGCCTCTGAAATTCTCTGGATAATATTTTATTACGCAATTCAAAAAAAAATAAAACAGGAATTGCAATAGCAAACTTTTGTATTAGATCAAGATTCTTGATTGTTTTCAATGTTTTAATGGTTTATTTTGAAGGAAAATCAAACAATTCTTTAGGTTCAATATCCAAAGCATTGGCGATTTTTACGAGAGTTTTTACTGTAGTATTTATTTCAGCTCTTTCAATTCTGCCTATCTGAGTTTTTTTGATATCGCAATCATCAGCTAAATCTTGCTGTGATAAGCCTTTTTTTTCACGTAATTGTCTTATGTGAGTCCCAAGATTTGCAATAAAGATTCCTTCTGAAATATCCATATTTCAAAATTCTTAAGATTTATTTTTGGTCAGGTCACATTTATGTGATCAAAAATATTATATTTGCTTGATCTAAAAAATAAGACAATGGCTACAAATGATCTTTCGGAAGAAACAGAAAAAAGACTCTTAGATTTTTTTAATAATGTTATTGATGCTAAAGATTTAGCAAAAGCAATTCGGCAATTAAATTATGCAATTGCTTTAATTGTTATGAGAGATGATGAAAGAGGATATGCTTATGCTCAAAAAGAAAACTTAGAAAAAGGTTTTATTGGCTGAATGAATTAGCCGAAATTTTGCATCCGTATCTGGAAGTTGAATAAGAGAAAATAACGTTTTAAAATATCTTCATTTCGACGAAAGGAGAAACCAAAAGCAAAACCGACAAAAAATTCCAGAGTGATTTCCGCAATTTTTTTCATGTGTCAAACCCTTTAAATTATGCTAAAATATCCTTTCGTTAAGGTTAAGGGTTGTATAGCTTGTTATCCTAGTGTGTAACATTTTATTAAGCTTTTATAGTGTCTAAATTCATACAAATTGCGCTAAAGTTTTTGATATTGTTAATTAATAATATCTTTGTAATTGAAGCAATAATTCAAAATTAGTTATTTAAGGATGTTGTATTCGATTATTTTACCTTTAGCAAATAACAATATGGGAAATGTTGCAACTAATTTTACTAAACAAATAGAAATTTTAAAAAGCAGAGGGATGGTTCTTGATCTTTCTGAAGATAAAATAAAAGAAATTTTACTTGATATCGGTTACTATAGGTTAGGTTTTTACTGGAACCCATTTGAGGTTGATAAAGATCATAATTTTATTGAAGGAACTAAATTTAGTGATGTGGTTTGTCTTTATTATTTGGATGTAGATTTAAGAAATCTTCTTCTTAAATACATAAATCGCATTGAAATTAATTTCAGAACTAAGGTTGTGTATTATGTTTCTAATATAAATAAAAAATCTCCGGTTTGGTTTATTGATAAACAGGTTATAAGTCAGGATTTCATTAATAATATTGACTATCATTACAATGATGATTTTATAAAAAATAGCAGACCAATAAAATTACATCATCAAAAATATATTAATGATAAATATGCGCCAGCATGGAAAACACTTGAATATTTTACCTTTGGAACTATTCTTAAAATATTTAAATGTTTAAATGATGTTAAAACGCAAGAGACTATTTCTAAACAATTTGATGTCTTAAATTTGAGTAAATTCATAAATATTATGGAGACAATAGTTTTGGTGCGAAATTGCTGTGCTCACAGTGGAGTAATATTTGATATTACTACTCCTAAAGGGATTTCTATATTACCAGGAATAACTTTCAATAAAAATAATAGACATTGTTTAGATAGTGCAATTAAAGTGATTCAATTAATACTTTCAAAAATATCTAATGATAGAAAGAATGATCTTGAAAAATCAATTAATGACTTGTTTAAAAGTCACGAAGATAATCCGATTATCAAAAAGATTATTGAGGATAAGATAGGATATGTGTATTAAAGTTTTCTTTATACGTATTGTAAATCAAAAAAAGATTCTTACTTTTGTCCTCTGAAAGTGCCCTATTAGACTTGCTCTAATGCTGCACTATAAAAAAAGAAGTATAAACCCGGACTTGCTCCGGGTTTTCTTTTATATCTAAGTTGCATAGAATCAATACAATGGGTTTGTTTTGTTGTAAAATAGAATTGAAATTACCTCAAAATAAAAAAGCTTCTGAAAAAATATTCAGAAGCTTTTTTAGTGCGGATAATAGGACTCGAACCTACACGCCTTGCGGCACCAGATCCTAAGTCTGGCATGTCTACCAATTTCACCATATCCGCGGGAATTGTGGGTGCAAAGATAAGCATACTTTCCAATTATCAAAGCCTTTTTTGAAAATTTTTTTTAATTCTCTTTTTTGTACTTTTGGTTTTCTATAAAAATAATTTAAATGGAAAATATTAAGTCCTACGTTCAACAACATAAAGATCGGTTTATCAATGAATTGATCGAATTATTAAAGATTCCGTCGGTAAGTGCCGACACTGCATATTCTCAAGATGTTATTGACACAGCAGAGGCTGTAAAAGAAAGTTTATCAAAAGCAGGCTGCGATTTTGTCGAAACTTGCGACACTCCGGGTTACCCAATTATCTACGGAGAAAAAATAATCGACCCAAATCTTCCAACAGTTTTAGTTTACGGACACTACGATGTTCAGCCGCCGGATCCATTAGAATTATGGACTTCACCACCTTTTGAACCCGTTATAAAAAATACAGACATTCACCCAGAAGGAGCGATTTTCGCGCGTGGAGCTTGTGACGACAAAGGTCAGATGTACATGCACGTAAAAGCGCTGGAATATATGGTACAAAACAATGTTTTGCCTTGTAACGTAAAATTCATGATCGAAGGAGAAGAAGAAGTAGGTTCGGCAAGTTTGGCTTGGTTCGTAGAACGCAATCAGGAAAAACTGAAAAACGACGTTATTTTAATTTCTGATACTGGAATGATTTCGAACCAACAGCCATCGATTACGACAGGTTTAAGAGGTTTAAGTTATGTTGAGGTAGAAATTACGGGGCCAAACCGCGATTTGCATTCAGGTTTATACGGAGGAGCTGTGGCGAACCCAATTAATATTTTAGCAAAAATGATCGCTTCTCTTCACGACGAAGACAATCATATTACCATTCCGGGATTCTACGATAAAGTTCAGGAATTATCTGCAGAAGAAAGAGCAGAAATGGCAAAAGCGCCTTTTAGCTTAGAAAAATATAAAAATGCTTTAAACATTGCTGATGTTTACGGCGAAAAAGGTTATGTAACCAACGAACGAAACTCAATTCGTCCGACATTAGACGTAAACGGAATCTGGGGCGGTTATACTGGTGAAGGTGCTAAAACAGTTATTGCGAGTAAAGCTTATGCTAAAATCTCAATGCGTTTGGTTCCAAATCAGGATTGGCATGAAATTACAGAACTTTTTACAAAACATTTCACAAGCATTGCCCCAGCTGGAGTTACGGTAAAAGTAACGCCTCATCACGGTGGACAAGGTTACGTAACGCCAATTGATAGTATTGGTTATCAGGCTGCAAATAAAGCGTATACAGAAACATTTGGAGTTCCTGCAATTCCGGTTCGTTCTGGAGGAAGTATTCCAATTGTGGCTTTGTTTGAAAAAGAATTAAAAAGCAAAACGATTTTGATGGGATTTGGTTTGGACAGCGATGCAATTCACTCGCCCAATGAGCATTTCGGAATCTTTAATTACTTGAAAGGAATTGAAACTATTCCGTTGTTTTACAAGTATTTTGTGGAGCTTTCTAAATAGTTTTTTAACCGCAAAGGCACTAAGGTTTGCGCAAAGTTCGCTATGATTTTTGCTAGCAATCCCGATAGTTATCGGGAGCAAGGTCGCAAAGTTTTTAAATGCAGAACTTTGTCAAAGTTTTAAACTATGACAAAGTTAATCTCAATATAAATCCGTTCAGAAATGAGCGGATTTTTTTTGTCAAGAGAATATCAGAACAATTTTAATTAAAGTAAAAAATTATATTTGTTTATCAAAAACAAGAATATGAAAAGAATGCTTTGTCAGGGTTTTATAATGATGTTATTTATTTTTATGAGCGGGAAAATTATGGCTCAGGATTTTACAGTAAAACAAGAAGACGGATCTAGCGATGATATTTTTGTATCTGTAGAAATTGCTGCAGATTTTCCTGGCAGTATTTATAGGTTTCGTGATTTTGTAAAAACCAATTTTAAAATTCCGAATAAAGCAGTTAGAAAAAAAGTAAGAGGAGAAATTCCTGTACAGTTTATAGTAGAAAAAGACGGCTCTTTATCGGATATCAAACTTTTAAATAATCTTGGTTTCGGACTAGATGAAGAAGCTTTGCGTGTTATTCAGCTTTCGCCAAACTGGAAGCCAGCTTCTCGCAATGGTAAAAAAGTAAAAGGGCTTGTGATTTTTCGAATATATATCGACACAAACGAAGAAAAAGAAAAACGTATTTATTTTGAAAAAAAGTAATTTTTTTAAGAAGCAAAGATGCAGAGGTTCAAAGAGAAAAAGTCTTTGTCCCTTTGAACCTCTTTCACTCTGAACCTAAACATAAAAAAAATCCGCTTTCAGATTTTCTGAAAGCGGAAAAATAAACTAAAAAAAATTCTAAAAATAAAAATGAAATCCAGATTAAAATAAATCCGGATTGTATCCAAAATAGGGTACAGTCTGTTCATTAAAAATAACGCCGTACTCTTCTAATTCCTCTAATATAGGTTCGTAAACTTCTTTCTTAATCGGCAGCTGCACGCCCGGAGTTGTGATTTTTCCGTTTAAAATCAACAAAGTGGCGATTGCAACCGGAAGTCCGACCGTTTTTGCCATTGCCGTGTAAGTCTGATCGTCGCCAATGCAAACCATTTTTGAATCGATTTGTTTTTTCTCACCGTTTAGTTCATAACCAAATTTGTGATACATCACGATCATATCTTTATCATCTGGTTCTAAAGCCCAGCTGTCGGTTAAGATTTTTTCTAAAATTTGAGCAGGAGTTGCATTTGGCAGATTTACTTTTTTGTTTGGGTTGAATAAATCCAATTCTAAAAGTTTATCCCACATAATATCATCCTGATCGATTTTAAGAATAAAACGGGTTTTTATTTCAACAGAATCCGTTGGGTGATAAGGCAGAAACGAATTCATAAATTGGCGATAACTCATGTTTTCAGAATCTTCGATAACATAACTATCATCTGTCATTCCGAGCTGTACAAACATATTCCAGGCTTTCGAAAAACCAACTCTTCGAATTGTTCCTCTATATAATGTCAGAACATCGTCAAGTCCGTAAATTGATCTGTATTTAAGCGAATCTCGGTTGGAATAGGCTTCAAACTTTCCGTAACCCTCAACTTCTAAGAATTCTGTCCGGCGAAACAATGCGCTGTACGGAATATATTTATAAGTTCCTTCCTGAATAAACTTAGCAGCGCCGCCTTGTCCGGCCAAAACCACATTTCGCGGTGCCCAGGTAAATTTATAATTCCATAAATTATTGTCAGATTCCGGAGCGACTAAACCGCCGCAAAATGATTCAAACAAAAGCATGTTACCGCCTTTTGATCTGATTTCGTCAATAACTTTCATGGCGCTCATGTGGTCGATTCCGGGATCAAGACCAATTTCGTTCATGAAAATCAGATTGTTCTTTTTAACTTCTTCATCAAGCGCCTGCATCGCATCACTTATATAAGATGCCGTAACAAGATGTTTTTTAAACTGAATACAATCTTTGGCTACTTCAATATGTAAATGTGCGGGAAGCATCGAAATAACTATTGACGCTTTTTCAATAGCTGCACGTCTTTCTTCGGTATTAAAAATATCTAAAGCAATTGGAGTTGCGTTAGGATGTTTCTGCGTTTTTTTCTCGGCCAGAGCCAAAGATAAATCGGCAACCACAAGATGCAGGTTTTCAGTTTCTGATTTGGCAAGTAAATAACGAATCAACGAAGATGCCGATCTGCCTGCTCCAATTATTAAAACGCTTCTCATAATTCTAATATTTAACACAAACATATTAAAATGTTATAAATATAACAAATTTAATTTCAAAAATGATATTTATTTAATTCGTAAATGGGCTAAAAAAGTCAATTTTGAGATTGAAATATTTCAAAAACTAAAATGAATATTGGTTACTATGAAGTATTTTTGTTTCCAAATTAAAAGTTTAGAAAATATGAAAAGAAGAATCGTTTTAACTGGCGCCTTTATAGGTATGTTAGCTATTATTTTTGGTGCTTTTGGAGCACATTTACTAAAAAAATATTTGTCTGTTGAAGAGTTAAATACTTTTGAAGTTGGTGTTCGTTATCAAATGTACCATGCACTCTTTTTACTTTTTCTTTCTACCCGAAAAGATATTGCCGAAAAAACAGTAAAAACGATCTATAATCTGGTTGTGGCCGGTGTTGTTCTATTTAGCGGATCAATCTATATTTTAGCTACAAAAAGTCTTACAATTTTTGATTCTAAAATTATCGTATTCGCAACACCTTTGGGCGGATTCTTATTAATTATTGGCTGGTTGGTATTATTTCTTACTATTTTGAGGAAAAAATCATAAAATCCCGAAAAAAAAATTCTGTATAAAAATTAATCTTTAATTTTGTCTCATAATTAACATATAAGGTTACTTATGTGAATTTTTATTGCTTTTATCTTCTTTGATAAAAAAATATAACAATTTGCAAACTTGGGCTTTACGTTTAAGAATTAGTAAAATTATATTTTGTTGCACCAAAAAATAACTTACAACACAACATTAAATTTATGGACAATAACACACTTTTCGCGCAATCGATTTCGTTAAAAGAATTAGGAATAGAAAATGCAACGGTTCGTTACCAGTTATCTGCAGATGAGCTGCATGCTATAACTGTGCAGTCAGGACAAGGTGTTGAGGCCTCTACAGGTGCTTTGGCAATTAATACAGGAGAATTTACAGGACGTTCGCCTCAGGATCGTTTTATTGTAAAAGACAGCATTACAGAAGATAAAGTATGGTGGGGAAATGTAAATATCCCGTTTTCACCAGAAGCTTTTGAGAAATTATATAATAAGGTAACGAAGTTTTTATCAGACAAAGAAGTTTTTGTACGTGATGCTTATGTGTGTTCAGATCCAAATTACAGACTAAATGTACGTGTTGTTACAGAAACGGCATGGTCGAATTTGTTTTGCTATAATATGTTCTTAAGACCAGAAGAGTCTGAATTAGTAAATTTTAAACCAGAGTGGACAGTAGTTTGCGCTCCAAGTTTTATGGCAGATCCTGCTGTAGACGGAACACGTCAGTCTAACTTTGCCATTTTAGATTTTACTAAAAAAATCGCGTTAATTGGCGGAACTGGTTATACTGGAGAAATGAAAAAAGGAATTTTCTCTGCTTTAAACTTCATTTTGCCTGTTTTCGAAAATACATTACCAATGCATTGTAGTGCCAATGTTGGTAAAAACGGCGATACAGCTATTTTCTTTGGATTATCCGGAACAGGAAAAACTACTCTTTCTGCAGATCCTGAACGTAAATTAATCGGTGACGATGAACACGGTTGGACTGCTGAAAATACAGTTTTTAACTTCGAAGGAGGATGCTATGCTAAAGTAATCAACTTAACTGAAGAAAATGAACCGGACATTTACAGAGCAATCAAAAAAGGTGCGCTTTTAGAAAATGTGGTTTTCAAACCAGGAACGGAAGAAGTAGATTATGATGATGTTTCGATTACTCAAAACACGCGTGTAAGTTACCCAATAACACATATTGACAATATTCAGCCGGGTTCTATTGGTCATAACCCAAAAAATATATTTTTCCTTACAGCAGATTCTTTCGGAATTCTGCCTCCAATTTCAAGATTAACTCCAGGTCAGGCTGCTTACCATTTTATTTCAGGATATACAGCAAAAGTTGCCGGAACAGAAGCCGGAGTTACAGAACCACAGCCTAATTTTTCTGCTTGTTTTGGAGCGCCTTTTATGCCTTTACATCCAACAAAATATGCTGAAATGTTAAGCAAAAAAATGAAAGATGCTGATGTAAAAGTTTGGTTAATCAACACTGGTTGGACTGGCGGCGCATACGGAACAGGAAGCCGTATGAAACTAAAATATACGCGTGCTATGATTACTGCTGCATTAAACGGAGAACTGGATAATGTAGAATATCAAAATCACGCAGTATTTGGAATTGCAAAACCACAATCTTGCCCTAATGTTCCAAGCGAAATTTTAAATCCTAGAAACACTTGGGAAGACAAAGATTTATATGATAAAAAAGCGCTGGAATTAGCTCAGAAATTCAAAGCTAATTTTGCCAAATTTGAAGAGTTTGCCAATGCTGAAATTTTAGCAGGAGCACCAATTACAGAATAAAAGGAATTATTTAATTCAAAATAAAAAAGCTGTTCATTATGAACAGCTTTTTTTAGTTTCCAATCGCAGTAAAAAAAAATAAACACTAACACGGGTACTGCGACTGAAAACCGTGACTGAACAGCTTTTTTTAGTTTCAAGTTTGTGGTTGAGTGAACACTTCTGAGACTGAGCGAAGTCGAATCTCTCGCAAAGCACTTCGACTTCGCTCAGTGTGACACTAGATTTAAGTCTCGCTAAAACTTGAAACTTGAAACCTGAAACAAAAAGAACTATTTCTTAGTTTCATCAATTCGTTTTTGAATCAAATCCCAAGTGTAATAATGAAATGTCATTCCGTTGCTCATCGCTACGAAAAGTCCGTTTTTGTATTTTGGACCTAAATTTACGCTTGTAACATCGGCACCGTCGCACTCAATTGTAGAAGTTGGAACTTCAGCTAATAATGGATGATTGTTTGGATTTCCTTTAAAACCTTCTCTCGGATAAACCATAAAAGAATTCGCCTGTTGGTTTGATACCAAAATATATCCTGTAGAATCTGTTTTTTTATAAATCGCAATTCCTTCATGATCTGCTTTGAAAT from the Flavobacterium sp. genome contains:
- the pckA gene encoding phosphoenolpyruvate carboxykinase (ATP), with protein sequence MDNNTLFAQSISLKELGIENATVRYQLSADELHAITVQSGQGVEASTGALAINTGEFTGRSPQDRFIVKDSITEDKVWWGNVNIPFSPEAFEKLYNKVTKFLSDKEVFVRDAYVCSDPNYRLNVRVVTETAWSNLFCYNMFLRPEESELVNFKPEWTVVCAPSFMADPAVDGTRQSNFAILDFTKKIALIGGTGYTGEMKKGIFSALNFILPVFENTLPMHCSANVGKNGDTAIFFGLSGTGKTTLSADPERKLIGDDEHGWTAENTVFNFEGGCYAKVINLTEENEPDIYRAIKKGALLENVVFKPGTEEVDYDDVSITQNTRVSYPITHIDNIQPGSIGHNPKNIFFLTADSFGILPPISRLTPGQAAYHFISGYTAKVAGTEAGVTEPQPNFSACFGAPFMPLHPTKYAEMLSKKMKDADVKVWLINTGWTGGAYGTGSRMKLKYTRAMITAALNGELDNVEYQNHAVFGIAKPQSCPNVPSEILNPRNTWEDKDLYDKKALELAQKFKANFAKFEEFANAEILAGAPITE